In a single window of the Bacillus mycoides genome:
- the plsY gene encoding glycerol-3-phosphate 1-O-acyltransferase PlsY: protein MVITYLLFIVAYLLGSIPFALVVGKIGYGIDIREHGSGNLGGTNTFRTLGKKAGFIVTIADILKGTLATGLPIIFGSDIHPLWFGLAAVLGHVYPIFAKFRGGKAVATSAGVLLCYSPVVFAILAVVFFSLLFTTRYVSLSSMITAVVAVIASIVSGDKIFIIAMCLLAGMVIYKHRANIGRIINKTEPKANFSKKQK, encoded by the coding sequence ATGGTTATTACATATCTTTTATTTATCGTTGCCTATCTACTCGGTTCGATTCCATTTGCATTAGTCGTTGGAAAAATTGGTTATGGAATCGACATTCGTGAGCATGGAAGCGGTAATCTAGGCGGAACAAATACATTCCGTACATTAGGGAAAAAAGCAGGTTTTATCGTAACAATTGCTGACATTTTAAAAGGTACATTAGCAACAGGTCTACCGATTATTTTCGGGTCAGATATTCACCCACTATGGTTTGGATTAGCCGCTGTTCTTGGACATGTCTATCCGATCTTCGCAAAATTCCGCGGGGGGAAAGCAGTTGCAACTTCTGCTGGGGTGCTATTATGCTATTCACCAGTTGTTTTTGCAATATTAGCTGTTGTCTTTTTCAGCCTTTTATTTACAACAAGATACGTATCACTTTCTTCTATGATAACAGCTGTCGTTGCTGTTATTGCATCCATTGTTAGCGGGGATAAAATCTTCATTATTGCGATGTGTTTATTAGCAGGTATGGTTATTTATAAACACCGTGCAAATATCGGACGAATTATAAATAAAACTGAACCAAAAGCAAACTTTTCAAAAAAGCAAAAATAA